Proteins encoded together in one Salmo trutta chromosome 3, fSalTru1.1, whole genome shotgun sequence window:
- the LOC115189020 gene encoding U4/U6 small nuclear ribonucleoprotein Prp31, protein MSLADELLADLEEAGDEGEDGLYPGEEGESDGEAGEGQVEGGLEDIPEEMEVDYSGAESVSSIAKLRNSKQFSEIMDKIAIYVEKQRKNSEVSGPVEADPEYKLIVAANNLTVEIENELNIIHKFVRDKYSKRFPELESLVPNSLDYVRTVKELGNNLDKCKNNENLQQILTNATIMVVSVTASTTQGTMLGEDELKRLEEACDMALELNQSKHRIYEYVESRMSFIAPNLSVIVGASTAAKIMGIAGGLTNLSKMPACNLMLLGTQKRTLSGFSSTAVLPHTGYIYHCDVVQTLPPDLRRKAARLVSAKCTLASRVDSFHESSDGKVGYDLKEEIEKKFDKWQEPPPVKTVKPLPAPLDGQRKKRGGRRYRKMKERLGLTEIRKHANRMTFAEIEDDAYQEDLGFSLGQLGKSGSGRVRQAQVNEATKARISKSLQRKLQKQNMTYGGRSTVGGRSTVGSRSTVGGRSTVGGRSSVRDNSSGTSSSVAFTPLQGLEIVNPHAAEKKVAEANQKYFSNMAEFLKVKKEGEGK, encoded by the exons ATGTCTCTGGCCGATGAGCTCCTGGCTGATCTGGAGGAGGCGGGGGATGAGGGGGAGGATGGGCTGTACccgggggaagagggggagagtgaTGGGGAGGCAGGGGAGGGACAGGTAGAGGGAGGTTTGGAGGACATCCCAGAGGAGATGGAGGTGGACTACAGCGGAGCTGAGAGTGTCTCGTCCATTGCTAAACTACGCAACAGCAAACAG TTCTCAGAGATCATGGACAAAATTGCAATCTATGTCGAGAAGCAGCGCAAGAACTCTGAAG TCTCCGGTCCGGTGGAGGCAGACCCAGAATACAAGCTGATCGTTGCTGCCAATAACCTCACAGTAGAAATTGAGAATGAACTGA ACATCATTCACAAGTTTGTACGTGACAAGTATTCTAAGAGGTTCCCTGAGCTGGAGTCCCTGGTGCCCAACTCTCTGGACTACGTCCGCACTGTCAAG GAGCTGGGGAACAACCTGGACAAGTGTAAGAACAACGAGAATCTGCAGCAGATCCTGACCAACGCCACCATCATGGTGGTCAGCGTCACAGCCTCCACCACACAGGG GACGATGCTGGGTGAGGATGAACtgaagaggttggaggaggccTGTGACATGGCGCTAGAGCTGAACCAATCAAAACACAGGATCTATGAATATGTGGAGTCCAGGATGTCGTTCATCGCTCCTAATCTGTCAGTCATCGTTGGAGCCTCGACTGCAGCCAAGATCATGG GTATTGCTGGGGGCCTGACCAACCTGTCTAAGATGCCAGCCTGTAACCTGATGCTACTGGGAACCCAGAAGAGGACCCTGTCAGGGTTCAGCAGCACTGCTGTGCTCCCACACACCGGCTACATCTACCACTGTGATGTGGTCCAGACTCTACCCCCG GACCTGAGGAGAAAGGCAGCACGTCTGGTTTCAGCTAAGTGCACCCTGGCATCCCGAGTGGACAGCTTCCACGAGAGTTCAGACGGCAAG GTGGGCTATGACCTGAAAGAGGAGATCGAGAAGAAGTTTGATAAATGGCAGGAGCCTCCACCGGTGAAGACTGTCAAACCCCTGCCAGCACCGTTGGACggacagaggaagaagagaggagggcgGAG GTATCGTAAGATGAAGGAGCGTCTGGGTCTGACAGAGATCAGGAAACACGCCAACAGGATGACCTTCGCAGAG atTGAGGATGATGCGTACCAGGAGGACCTGGGTTTCAGTCTGGGCCAGCTGGGGAAGTCGGGCAGCGGACGCGTCAGACAGGCTCAGGTCAACGAGGCCACCAAGGCCAGGATATCCAAGTCCCTACAGAGGAAGCTGCAGAAGCAGAACATGACGTATGGCGGCAGGTCCACAGTCGGCGGCAGGTCCACAGTCGGCAGCAGGTCCACAGTCGGCGGGAGGTCCACAGTCGGCGGAAGGTCCTCGGTCAGAGACAACTCCTCAGGAACAAGTTCCAGCGTAGCCTTCACTCCACTACAG GGACTGGAGATCGTGAACCCGCATGCAGCAGAGAAGAAGGTGGCTGAGGCCAACCAGAAATACTTCTCCAACATGGCAGAGTTCCTCAAGGtcaagaaggagggagagggaaagtga